CTCATGCTTAAAGATGAACTCCTTGGAAGAGGCAACACTATCGCAAAACAAGGTGTGAAATAGGATTGTAGGCTTTTTTGACATTTATGTATTTTGAGTCTTTGCTTGTTTTTACTAAAATGTGTGGTGATTTCATGGCTCTTTATAAACAGTGACAGTAGTCTGAAAAGATATTAGCTTTTATTGTACCAGCATGACCTTTTAGAACTGCAGTTGCTACAGCCCAGTGCTTTACACTGGAGGGGATAGGTTAATGGCCAGAGCTCCATACTTGAAATTACATCTGGCACCCCCAATTTAAATCCTGAGCCGTGAGAGGATGTTAACTCACCTCTTTGTCCTCCCCATACAGAAAAACTAGGCTTAGCACTGAAACAATAACTTGGTTTGATTTGAATTGTGTTCCTTTGATGTACCTGTGTCTTTCAGTACTGCAAGCTGTGCAGATGACAAATGATTAGCCTGCATTTGCAAGCAAATCTTTCTTGACTGATCTGCTGCATGACTGTCTTGTTGTACAGTTGTCATTAATATCTACTGGCTCTTTTACCTCTCAGGCTTATCTCTTATGTTTTTGTACATTAAACAGCATAGTGTATAAATGGAGACAGTTGGTTAATTAATATTCCCATGGCCTCTGAATCTGGCTGTGATGCTACATATTGGTTGCTAGAACATGGTTTGCAGCAGCAAGCCTTTGTTGTAAGTTTATATTCTGATTAAATATGACATTCACAAGGGTAGTCACAAAACAAACCCTAGAGCAAATCTATCGTGCCTTCTTTCAATCAAGCAGATACCCGTTACAGCCACTCATTCCTTTTCCAGCTATTTTCTAGTTTAATAAATTATCCCCTAAAGCATGACTCCACTCTTAGTGGGTAACTTTCCCTGCTATCTCATTCTCTAAAGCTAATAAAACCAATTGAatagcctccttttttttcctgtctctgtGTAAGTATTATGTTTTGATTATAAACaggttgttttttggggggaagaaaaatatataatcaaggcttgtttatatttattttgttgcACTGATGAGAAGCACAGAAAAAAGTCTGCAGAAAAAGAAACCATATAAAATGCAAAAGAAGGTTACTCCTTTTGTTTCACTCAAACAGTGCTTAATTAACAGATCCAAATGATATCCATTTCAtcttattaaaataatttcatttaaatCTTTATAAATATAGTATAAAGGAATTTTTTTCCAGTGGGTTACAAAAAATACACAATCTTCTAAGAAGAATACATCCAAGTGCCAAAGAACTTATTCCTATTAAGCCAACGATAAAGTgaactacaggttggacatctTATCTGGTACCCTTGTGACCTGACCAATCCTGaacgagagaatttgctggactagagaaggttcCTTTTCACAGCTGCCTGCTCTGCCAGCTCCGGGTATGGAGAGGAGTGGGGGACTATCTCCAGCCCCTGCCGGGCTGCCTGCTGGGTTAATGGCCCCGCTGCCACTCCTTGactgggctgcctgctgagctCCAGCAGCCCACAGTGCCATGGGCTGTCATAGGCTCTAGCCCAGTGCTGCTGTGGGCTGACTCTGGCCCTGattgggctgccaggggctgcttAGGGCTCCAGCTCCGTTCCCCCAACCCGCACTAGCCCCACTTCCTCAGGCAGTCcggggctctggccccatgctTCCATGGTCTAATGGtgttgctgccagcctggccctggtcCCGCTGCCGAGGTCTCAGGCTCGTGCCCCATGGCAATCTGCTGCATGATGTCTTGTTGAGTAAGTGTCATTACTTTCTACTGGCTCTTTTCCCTCTCAGGCTGATCGCTTATGTTTTTGTACATTAAACAGCATAGtgacaattaattaattaatagtcCCATGGCCTCTGAATCTGGTTGTGATGCTACATATTGGTTGCTAGAACATGGTTTGCAGCAGCAAGCCTTTGTTATAAGTTTATATTCTGATTAAATATGACATTTACAAGGGTAGTCACAAAACAAACCCTAGAGCAAATCTATAGCGACCTTTTTCCATTAAGTAGATTCCAGTTATAACCACTCAGGCTATGGCAACACTACACACTTcactggaagaggcaatgcaaatgaagtgtggattagcattttcttgcgctTTATTTGCTTACTCTCTTCcagtgcgtttttgtgcaaggggtttttgcgcaaaaacaagcagtgtggatgtttcctttttgttcacaaccccctttttgcgcaagatccttatgcgtcccaggcaaaaaggaaacatccatactgcttgtttgtgtgcaaaaacagactggaagtgattatgcaaatgaagcgcgagaaaatgctaatccgtgcttcatttgcattgcctcttctggcaaaacgtATAGTATAGCCGTAGCCTCACTGTTTATTCCTTTCCAGCTATTTTCTGGTTTAGCAAACTATTTTTGTTTGAAACCGGTATGGTTCTGTTCAACAGGCAGGGTCTCTAAAGCCCTTTGTATTCAAGGAGATGATTTTCAGACATTTGCCAATCGGTCTGTGCAGTAAGTTACCATTTTGGGCTGTGGGCTACCTCTTACCAAGGAAGCATTCTATCCTAATCCTCTCTTAaagctacaggttgaatctctcttatttagcactctctggtctggcaacatctgtgatccgaaatgattttagttagccaaatatCCAgttatcgtgggtgtggccaaatttcctgccgtcccataaagtttgtttgcagaaACCAGGCCTGtctgtgttctatgctgttatttagctctgatttacccttaaatgtcttctaagagtccagtgaGCAGTAgaagttttggtaatgctgctcCCATGGCaaatttggcaaattctctggttcggcacctgtcaggtcctgagggtggtGGACTGAGGAAGTTCAAACTGTGAAATCTCTGTTTCAGATGCAGCATCTGAGGCAAATTGGATCTCTGAAGCACCATAAAACAGCATGCTATGGCACATTGGTGCCATCTGATGGTGAGttttctcatcttttttttttttttttaaatccactgaACATTCAATTCCAGATGTCTGAAATGGACACATATAGAAACATTGAAATGTGCACTACCTCTCATTCAGCCACATTGAGGGGTTACTGCACAGAACTAGAAGTCAGGAGATTGGGTTACTATTCCTCCCATGCCAATGGCTTTTAAGTGACTTGGAGCAATTTGCTTATCCTTTTGGTACTTGAGTTGCCCCAGGATTAAAATGGGAAGGACACTGGTTTCACTGTGGGGTGGTGGGTCTTAATTATTGTTGATAATGAAAGATGTTCCAGAAGTTTAAAGTATAAGACATTGTGTTGCAGTGAAACACACCACATTTAACAAATGCAGAAGCGCTATTTGTCTTTTTGTATTAAACATTTTTGTCTTTAAAAACAGATGTGAAAAAATGTTTTACATTACCATATGATTcaatttctctccttttttttttccagaagtaaCCGTCACTTACAAATATGGCCTTCCTTTGGTAACCCTTATGTTACCCTCGAGAAAAGAGCGCTGTCAGTTTACCATCAAGCCAATGTTAACAAAAGTAGGGACCTTCCTGCACGATTTACAGAAAGAAGATAATGGAATTGAGAGTGCAGAAGCCTTTACAGCTGGTATTTACAAACTCTGCTGCCTATTTAAAATAACCTGAACTTGTCCTTTCTTAAACAGGTTGTAAAGAATAATGAATGGTCTTGGACAATAATCTTTTTCTCAGTCATCGATCAGATTCTATAGACCTAAAGAGGACAGGTGGTTCTTTATTGTTTTCCTAAAGAGCATAATAAATTAATGATTTTTCAAGGGATAATTTCAGTTTATCCTTAGAGAAACCAGGTTAAAAATACAAATTTGGACCTGTCAATTTACAAGTATTATAATCTGGTATTTTTCTGTTACATTCTTCAAAAAATGCACCGTTTTTACAGTGACTTTTAATGCTAAATGGGTGTCTTCTGGCTTTTCCAGTACTTCTCTTACTGCTAATCTTAAAGGGCCCCTGTACTGGGCTGAGAGAGTTTCTTTCTGTGACTAGCTGTGTCTATCAGAGTTTCTGCAAGTATgatgtagagcagggctactcaacacacgacACGTGGACTGCATGCGGCCCGCAGTCTGTTTGTTTACGGCCcttggtttggtttgggtttatgcagggcttaACACATAGCCCACgggtaggagccaaaacaaaaagtagttaatataatggtcctctgttgatgtgtgttttagtagttaaattcctggactgttattgctcattaaaagtgctgtcatgtaggtggaaatcgggtaagtattgcattttaataatcagcagcactgacttaaatggggcctgcatgttgtgtagtcttgccttaatctttgtattcatgcccgtcagtgtgaaagaagctatttgcatatacttgcatatatatttgcatgtatgtgcaaccacacttaagttgctgccctcggcatgtgctgtgagtatcattgtggccaccggggcttctaaagttgagtagccctgatgtagagGCTAGGGATGACTTGAAAATAATAAATGGTGAGTCTTTTATTTAGTTGTAAGCATAGATTTTCCTTCCATACTAAGGAATCTGTCTTCGGTTGTTCTGCAACCAAAACCAAGTGAGttccattattctgaaaaaaaatatgcACTGTGGAACTAAATTCTTGTCATTTCCTGAAAGATAAAAATTCCTAAGGACTTGCTCAGTTATGGGCAATTTGGGATCTACCTATAGACTTGTCATGAGGGAATTTTTGACTGGGCTAATGACTTTGTTTTGCGAACTTAAAACCCCTTTATGAAGAAAAATTTACATTTCCCATTGCCTCTGTTTCCTTCAAGACCATACATACTTTCCCTTGGTGACCTCTTATGCTTCCGTTGTTTGTTACTCTAAAATCTACCTCTTCACCACAATCTCTTCCACCTATCCTGTCTCCTCCTTTTTGTCAATATCTCTCTCTGGATCCCCCTGCTTGCAATGGGAAAAATTGAAGTTCTTGTATTACTTTATTTGTTGCTAATTTCACTTCTATCCCTGCCGCAGCCTGTGTGTCATATTACTCCCAAGATTggcacagggaagagggagtaaaTAAAAGGGCTGGACACTAACGCAACCCCAACATCACTGGTACTGTAGCAGCCCTAAAAACGTGGTACTGATCAAGGGCACTCTACCTAGAACTTATTGTCCCGAGGGTAGACTGCATAAATCCTTTAGGGGAAAAAACCTAACAAGCCCCACAGCATAGTGATAAAGAGCGATAGATTCTTTCAGACACCTGACACGATCAGTGTGTACTGCGGTTGATCCACCCCTAAGAGAACTTGAACTGTCACTTGagtacttctgaaaatgttgccttgtatctttatttttctaccaatttttttaaatttaaagaaaCACACATCCTGGTAACACAAACTGCTATGAGCACCACAGTCCTTTAACATAAAGTCACTTGATAAATTATTAGAATGTGCACTTTCTGTAGTTTTTTAACTAGGAAtgagacatttttatttttcaaatctcTGTAATACAAAACCAGGCAAATTTTCTTATGAAAACTATGCCTTTGGTCTCTGTGTGCTTATGAGCcagaagtgaatttttttttaagcagggaACTTTATTTATACTCTCCTGAAAACAGAAAGCCTCAGAAGGGTGGCagtgttactctgtaacttttaaaaacaagtaattgtggcaccttacagactaacaaaaattatatataatatcatgagcttttgtgagcaaaacccacttcttctgatgattTCCATtctagctcatctgaagaagtgggatttgcccatgacagctcattatttctctctctctctctctctctctctctctctctctctctgtgtgtatatatatatatatacacacacacacacacacatgaatttgtttgtttgttagtctctaaggtgccactatAAATAGAAGTTTATAATGAAAGTAGTTTTTCAACCAGAACTAGACTGTCACTACTGTGGTGTGCTTCTATTGTAAGAATTTTGTCATCTCTGAGGTAGTACATTTCTACTTATACGTTTTTGCAATTATAAGCAGGAACGCAGATTTTCTTCTTTCCAGAGAAAAAGAGCATGTCATACTTGAGCTACAAAATAGGCTCTTAATATTCTATTTGTAATTGATTTTCATctctcttaaaatatttttatcctcTGAATCCATGAAGCATGTAGATTGATTTAATGAAGGCAATAGTCAATTTGAGCATGTAGATAAAATACAGGCATTATAAAGGTTATATTCTGTAACATGTTCTCATATTCCCTGCAACTGACCCAAGGCCACACATTTTGCAGATGTCCATGAGGCTACCAGTTCTAAAGGAAATATGGCTAACTTCACAAAGGATAGAAACATATGATCTGATAAATACTTGGCTTGCATTTAACAGCAGTGACTTAGTTAATCTTCTCCACTGCATTCCCTCAAATGCCAAATAATTGTAACAACGAAGAATAACTTTTCTATTCACTTTATCAGGAAATGAGTATTATAGGGGAAAGTGTTAGCCAAATCTGAACACTATGGGTTTTTACATCTtaaaatctcacacacacacacacacacacacacacacacacacacacacacacacacacacacacacacacacacacacacacacttactttaaACAAGAAATAAATTTAAATGCAAATAGTTCTCCTGATTTTGCTAGTAGATAAAATGAGAGTAGAAAGATCAAACCtaatattgtatttttttttaaagataagctaACCTGAACTGACTTATTTACTTTAATTTTCTATGGATATGATAAATGGAAGGGGGAAATTGCCTTGTCCAGAAAATGGTTCTGTTTTTCAGGCTTCCATTTctcttctgcttttcttccagttAATAAACCATTGGTCAGGTTAATAAATCTCAGTATTGCatcaaatatgaaaaaaaaatcctgttttcttggcatttaaaaataagtgctccTTTTTGAAGTATTGTTGTCCTAAGTGTCATTTTAATGAGACTGCTGAAGCTCATTTACATGTAAATTATTAAGGTGACATTTGTAAAATGTTGAAAAACTGAGTTGATGTGCACAATTTCCATTTTCTGGTTGAAAATGATAGTGCTCCCAGCTTGTTGTTCTAGCCATGCAAGGTGGATAGGCAGAGCCAGCTGGTGTGTCAGCTTCCTGAGCTTATGAGTAGATGTCTCAGCAGATAACTGCCAGCTGGATCCAGGCAACAGAGTATCAATGAGAGAGTACAGGTGTGGAGGTACATAGAGAGTGCTTTTATAGCAGGCATGTGGAAACCGATGGAACGGTTCGGACTGTAACTTACTCTCTGACCAGGGCAGTCTGTCGGTCTCAGGTGCTTCGGGCCgagttcagcaaagtacttaagcaaGTGCTTATGCGCATTAGGAGTGGACTTAAACTTATGATTACATATTTTCCTAAATTTGGGGCTATCAGTACACCACACGCAAACTGAAGTCCACAGTGCTAGTGGGTCTGAGCTGGAGTAGAACAACAAAACATGAGATTGGATCCAGGAGGATCTATCTTCCACTTCTGGTTTAGATGCAGATGAACTCTCACaaggcacccggagcagcttttctcaccccagaggtcgaggtggtgggaccgctgcgctctgggcggtcccgtgCCTGCAAGCtctggggcgagagagccccgttcttaagtgcggatccgacataagtcggatccgtgtaactcggggactgcctgtacttgtatgAGGTATGAtgaaaatactgtttcttttgtttctcattttttacagtgcaaatatttgcaataaaaataatataaagtgagcattttGAATtgtgtaattgaaatcaatataattgaaaatgtaaaaaaatatttaattcatTTCAGGTGGTAGTctgttgtttaacagtgtgattaaaactttgtttaatcatgattaatttacTTGAGTTAAATGTGTTTAAGCCCTGTTTGGAAGAGATACTCCAGATTGCATCTGTTCAGAGATAGTGCCTGGaggattgtatttatttatttatttatttatttattattgatGATTACATACACAATTCTGGAAATGCAGTATTTTCAATGAAGTTTTGACAATCTCTCAATCCTTGAGTAGTTCTTTGAAATTTCTAAGGTCTTCAGTCTTATGTTGTTGTATCCTCCATCCAAAACACTACAAACATTGTCTCCAACTAAGAAAAAACAGACACAGAAACTTTTACTTACCTGGACCCCTCAATAAGTTTGGTGAAGCTAGATTTCCTGAGGTAGAAGTACTGTGTAGTAATCACACAAGACCATTCTTTGTCTAGAAAGTGAATCTGGTCTAAATAGTTTAATTTTCCAGATGCAAAAAGTAACACAAAAAGATATAGGTTTAGATACAGTAGAGAGAATGTTAAGGTCTTGACACAGGTAAAGAGAGTCTTTAAATATGGTTTTATCTTTACTGTCTCTCACcctaaaactaaaataaaaaggtTACTAATAATGAGTTATTCCAAACAGGTTACGTGAAATATAGGCACATGCTAAGTATTTCAGGTGATGTTCTCTTGGTTTAATATTGTTAAGAACAGAGCCAGCCCAAGGTCTGGGCCAACCAGGCTACCCCcctggggcgccccattgtaCAGGGCGCCGCGCGGGGCTGtcaggccaggcaggggtggcaccgcgcatgcgccaggcgcccaggggcggggccgcgtaTGCACCAAGCGTCCGGGGGCGGagagtgccgtgcgcccgggggcggagccatgcATGTGTCGTACTCCCGGGGGGGTGGTGCTGCGCTCCCGGGACCTGGGGCGCacaaatggctcaggccggccctggttaAGAAGCATATTTGTTCAGCACAGTTAATAGTTGTAGCTGTATACTGTTTACTTCTAGACTTAATGCAATATTTATTAAGACATTTTTGGCTGACATTTCTTTTTGGAAACTGATGACAAAGGTTTtctatttctctcttttttttttttttttaaataaagtaatttTGTGTGAAGGATTTAAGCCTCTGTGTTTTCTCCTGCAGACGGTAGCAAGATCCCTGCTACAGCATTGATGGAAGTTTTGTTGATGAATGACTTCAAACTTGTAATCAACAACACAACTTATAATGTACACGTCCCTGTAAAAGGTGAGAACCACAGCTCTGTTGAAGCCTTAATAAATCTAATTATCCAGTTgtatgtgattaaaaaaaaaatcatggcagtcCTCTCAAAACAGAAGTGGCTTCATCTTCCCTTTGAGCCTCAGACTGTGACCACACACAAATACTCTGTAAACAATGACAggtttgttcgtttgtttttgtttgtgtggtttttgggtttttttgaatgAGCATTGCTTGATACTTACCAGTCACAACAACCATGTTTTCAGTCTTGTTGTCATGTTAGTCACAGCGTATTAGAGAAAAAAGCTGGGAGAGGTAAtcatcttttattgggccaacttctgttggtgtcAGAGAGAAGCTTTCAAAAATACACGAAGGTCTTAAGGTTACTGTAAAAACTGGAAAACTTGTTCCTttggtccaatagaagatattgcctcacccaccttgtccctatAATGACAAccgtggtcttttttttttttttttttttctccagaaaaGTGTACTAAAGAGCATGCTGTTGAAGCAGATGATGTCAGATCCTTGGTTCACAGACTGTTCACGGCCCTTCATTTAGAAGACCACCAgttaaggagagagagagaactgcttCAGAAACTGGACCGTTTGCGGGACCAGCTGGTACCTCTTGAGCAGGTTGGGAAGGATTTTTTAAATAGAAGAACAAATTTCTCTACACTAATTTCCATGATGTAATAGCTTGAGCATGAAAAAATGAGGCAAGCCCTCCTTAATAGACAGGCAGATTGGAGAtagccaatgtggacacaagattTCCATCCCACTGCCTTCTTCTTTTACTTGGCTTATCCAGTTGAGAACTTCTAGAGCTGGAGAAAAACTATGGTGAGCGCTGGCACTATCCTGGACTGCCACCTGGTTACTATGCCTGGACCTGGTTGTTCACTTTGTGTGCCCAGAGTGGTGGTGTCATGCCACCAAAAAAAAGTTAATAACACTATTGCTTTTCTGTTACAAAGCTATCCCATGTCAGCCAGCTGAGTCTGACTAATGATGACCATAACCTAAAATGGAAAGGGCAAGCATTGTGAATCTAAGACAGGCCAAGTTCAAGTGACCTGAATGCATAGTAGGGAGGAGGAGACCAGCAAGAGCATGATGTGGGAACAGACCTCACACTGAAAAGCAGAAATCCCAGATGTGCTGTCAAAGTGccactctgaaaaatcaggcagCATCTGTTCATGCATGTAGATTTAAGTGGTAGAGTCCGAAGGTGTGAATGAAGGGAAAGATTGGGGCCAGGCAAAACTCTTCCCTTCTGTACTCCATGGTGGGAATGAATGCAAAGCCTTTCTGGGAAGACTGGCCAGTGAGTAGGACTCCTGAATGCAAGCACTGATCCAGGAGGAAAGTATATACTGGAATATGTTCTCTCCTTTGTGTCTGAGAAATGTATGAAATTAATTTCCACATATTGAATGAGTAACTCTTCTGTCCTAGATGAAAGCCAGAATTGCAACAAGAGCAGATGCAAGGACTAGTAGGCTCCTATGGATTGGCTTAGCGCTATTGTCCACTCAAGGTGGTGCCCTGGCCTGGCTCACGTGGTGGGTCTATTCATGGGATATAATGGAGCCGGTCACGTATTTTATCACTTACGGGAGTGCCCTGGCATTCTATGCTTACTTTGTACTTACTAAGCTGGTAAGTTCCATTCTATAAACAGGTCTGAAGTTAATATTATGCCAATTTTCATAATAAATTACCCTTTGTATTGAAACGTCAAAGCATGTGTGTGTTCTGTAGAACTGCACTCAAGAGGGAACTTGGGTTTTTAATGAAGCTCACAAATGAGCTGCCCATATGAACTGCACTTAAAAAGCTTGCCTGGAATCAGTGACCGGGGGAGGTGCCATTTGATACTGGAAATGGAAACTATCCTCTTTGAGTCTATTCTTTGTATGTGGCCTGGATGTTTACTGTATTGCATACCTCTCTGCAAACAGAGTGCAAGTACTAAACCAGAGCTGGTCAAGGAATGCAATCTCATGATGGGCCAGGGAAAACTTccatcttttttgttgttgttgttgttgtttttgtttaatgGCATTCATATGTGACTTGAGGCCCAACTGTTGGGACATTTTCTAGCCGTTTCCCCTACTTTAtttcagcagttttcaaacttagCACTATGGTCCCCCTCTGACCAGTAAAAATTACTTCACAATCCCAGAGCCAAAGTCCGAGACCCACCACCTAAGCCCTTCCACTCCAGGCCGGGGGTAAAAGCTGAAGCTCCAAAGGCTTCTGCCTTGGCAGGGAGGCATGGAACCTTAGATCTGGGTGTTGGGGCTTGGGCTTCAGACTTACAAGGTCCCAGGGACAACACCAGCcgtggcaaccccattaaaacgGGGTCACAACTCACTTTGGGGTCCTAACCCACCATTTAAGAATCCCTATTTTATTTCCTTGAGTAAGATACAGATTTTTCTTAGTGGCCTAACTTCCTTTTTTGCTCTTGCATATGCAAAGGAGAAGTCACAAGTTGAAGTGAGGCATATTTaagagaagggggtgggaggagagttcCTGAACAGCAAAAACCCAGAACATGGACAGAGTACCGTATGTTGAAATGATCATCAACTCCCATATAATTAAAGGAGCTTACATGTTTACCCACATCACATTTGGGCTCCTAAAGCACATTGTTGGATAGTaacttgttggtttttttgtgaTGCATATTCAATAATGCACTCCTGTATTTTAATTTTGCTTGGTATGGATGTAGTTGGTGAATATCCATTACTTGCATATATGGAACTATGATAGATATGAAACATCAGGTGGAGAGGGATACTGGGTTTTGGACCTCAGCTGGTTTGTTGAGAGCTGGATTTGTGAGTGTTTCTACTCTTGCTTTCTGCTGAATTTCTGGAGAGTTGTAGTTCTGTTTGGGATAAATTGATACATACAtgaatggcctgattttcagaggctgCCATTGTCTGTGATTTTCAAAGAGACTTAAGGAGTCAAGAGCCCCACTTCCTCGGTGTCCTGTGATGGACTCATCCATTGAGTCTAATGGGAGCACTGAGTGCTTGGCAGTTCTAAAAATAAGGTCATTTATTTGTCAAGGtttaagggttgtttttttttaaatgtacgttcttttgatttaactCTACTTATACAAATGTctttgtctgcctgcctgccccagaaCCCCAAACATTTGTGTCCTTTTTCTGTCTATTAGGATTATGTTTACCCAGATGTCAAAAACAGGCAATTCCTCCATTACTTCTATCAAATATCCAGAAGCCAACATTTTGATGTGGAACAATATAACAAGCTAAAAGAGGCGCTGGCAGAGGTATTTTCATAAGTCTCTTGGTACAAGTGAAATCAAGACACTGTGACTTTGCAGTTAACCATGAGCTAATTGGAAAATGACTTGTAGATTTATTGATTTTCATCAAGGCTAAAATGTGAACATGTAACACATTATCTGGACAGAAATT
Above is a window of Pelodiscus sinensis isolate JC-2024 chromosome 5, ASM4963464v1, whole genome shotgun sequence DNA encoding:
- the MCUB gene encoding calcium uniporter regulatory subunit MCUb, mitochondrial isoform X2, with translation MLPRAGQLLRSGRGSWQQPLTTLVARSGRRLLAPQMQHLRQIGSLKHHKTACYGTLVPSDVTVTYKYGLPLVTLMLPSRKERCQFTIKPMLTKVGTFLHDLQKEDNGIESAEAFTADGSKIPATALMEVLLMNDFKLVINNTTYNVHVPVKEKCTKEHAVEADDVRSLVHRLFTALHLEDHQLRRERELLQKLDRLRDQLVPLEQMKARIATRADARTSRLLWIGLALLSTQGGALAWLTWWVYSWDIMEPVTYFITYGSALAFYAYFVLTKLDYVYPDVKNRQFLHYFYQISRSQHFDVEQYNKLKEALAETEESLRRLHQPLHLRLPIQEMNDKD
- the MCUB gene encoding calcium uniporter regulatory subunit MCUb, mitochondrial isoform X1 — protein: MLPRAGQLLRSGRGSWQQPLTTLVARSGRRLLAPQMQHLRQIGSLKHHKTACYGTLVPSDEVTVTYKYGLPLVTLMLPSRKERCQFTIKPMLTKVGTFLHDLQKEDNGIESAEAFTADGSKIPATALMEVLLMNDFKLVINNTTYNVHVPVKEKCTKEHAVEADDVRSLVHRLFTALHLEDHQLRRERELLQKLDRLRDQLVPLEQMKARIATRADARTSRLLWIGLALLSTQGGALAWLTWWVYSWDIMEPVTYFITYGSALAFYAYFVLTKLDYVYPDVKNRQFLHYFYQISRSQHFDVEQYNKLKEALAETEESLRRLHQPLHLRLPIQEMNDKD